Proteins from a genomic interval of Methanofastidiosum sp.:
- a CDS encoding TGS domain-containing protein, with protein MPANVTPEYLKAEDTYKSAKTSKEKLVALELMLSTIPKHKGTEKMQLQIKRNLSKLKKEVEKEKELKKGGSGGTSFFVRKEGAAQVALAGLPNSGKSTILNKLTGKDVDIGHYAFTTVKPTPAMLQYKGIQIQLVDMPGLIEGVSLGKGMGGPLISAIRAVDAIIITVDLSIDPVKDLELILNELEAKGLRLNKKVPNIEIQKQPTGGIEIIGENFLVECNSQDVKKILQEERVHNAIITIKEPVTLTDIFEVLDSSLEYKRAIIVGTKGDLPGSKEGLERLQKHVNNFKIIPVSAINLVNLDILPSEIFSILGIIRVYTRSPGGELDNEAMPMKIDSTALDAAKKVHKNLYKNFKFARVWGESAKFDGQRVGPEHVLRDGDIIEIHI; from the coding sequence ATGCCTGCAAATGTTACTCCAGAATACCTTAAAGCGGAAGATACCTATAAGTCTGCTAAAACGTCCAAAGAAAAACTAGTAGCTCTTGAGCTCATGCTTAGTACTATACCTAAACACAAAGGTACAGAAAAGATGCAGCTTCAGATTAAAAGAAACTTGTCTAAATTAAAAAAAGAAGTAGAAAAAGAAAAGGAATTAAAAAAAGGTGGTTCTGGGGGAACTAGTTTCTTTGTCAGAAAAGAAGGTGCAGCTCAAGTAGCTTTGGCGGGACTTCCAAACTCAGGCAAATCTACAATTTTAAATAAACTTACTGGAAAAGATGTTGATATTGGACATTATGCTTTTACTACAGTTAAACCAACACCTGCAATGCTTCAATACAAAGGCATTCAGATACAACTTGTTGATATGCCTGGATTAATTGAAGGCGTTTCACTTGGAAAAGGTATGGGGGGGCCATTAATTAGTGCAATTAGGGCTGTCGATGCTATTATCATAACAGTTGATTTGTCAATTGATCCAGTAAAAGATCTTGAACTTATATTAAACGAACTTGAAGCAAAAGGACTTAGACTCAATAAAAAAGTTCCAAACATAGAAATACAAAAACAACCTACAGGCGGTATAGAGATAATTGGAGAGAATTTCCTAGTTGAATGTAACTCTCAAGATGTCAAGAAAATTCTTCAAGAAGAAAGAGTTCACAATGCTATAATCACAATAAAAGAACCCGTCACATTAACAGATATATTTGAAGTTTTGGACAGTTCGTTAGAATATAAAAGAGCCATAATTGTTGGAACTAAAGGAGATTTGCCAGGAAGTAAAGAAGGGCTTGAAAGACTTCAGAAACACGTTAATAATTTCAAAATTATCCCAGTTTCAGCCATTAATCTTGTTAATCTAGATATTTTACCTTCTGAAATCTTTTCTATTTTAGGAATTATAAGAGTATATACTCGCTCTCCCGGTGGGGAACTTGATAATGAGGCAATGCCAATGAAAATTGATTCAACAGCACTTGACGCAGCAAAAAAAGTTCATAAAAATCTCTATAAAAATTTTAAATTTGCAAGAGTATGGGGAGAATCCGCTAAATTTGATGGTCAAAGAGTAGGTCCAGAACATGTATTAAGGGACGGAGACATCATAGAAATACACATCTGA
- a CDS encoding isoleucine--tRNA ligase gives MVSEVPEDYNPVSLETKILEEWEDIDIYAKLKQLRSNGPKFFFLDGPPYMNGMPHIGHARTRALRDPVLKYKSMNGYNVWHQPGFDMHGLPIEVKVEEILGTKTKSDIEKIGTELFIKSCKERGLSFLKIWIDFYRRFGMIGDFENPYMTLSNSYIEASWFFFKKAWEKNLLYKGKATVAWCPRCETPLSGYESTDEYKDVEDDSIYVKFPLIGKKDEYIIIWTTTPWTIPANVAVAVNPKYDYVRVKAGNEVWIVAKELLDKLMTLFEVEDYEIIEVLKGEALLGLKYRHILDDDVPIHKQFKEPNAHTIILTNYVTLEDGTGCVHTAPGHGPEDYSAGVEFKLPIFSPVDETGNFTEEAGKYKDIYIKDSNDQIIDDIEDKGFLVFRDSVFHRYAHCWRCKSPLLYRASDQWFVKVEAIKDQILKENKKVKWVPDWDGEKRFHNWIEGARDWCISRQRFWGIPLPIWECSCGEFTVVSSLEEIKSLGGKVPEDLHKPYIDEVFLNCPKCSGKMKRVPDIADVWFDSGASTWSSLGYPQNTDKFDQLFPVDFITEGLDQTRGWFYTLMLESFIVFDRAPYNQVLMNDFVLDQYGQKMSKSLGNVVDPKDVMAKYGADVTRFYLLWEIAPWDKLKFNWENVESIYRTFNILWNAYKFVTLYMSLDKFDVNTPLKDVKDHLRDEDKWILSRINTLTKEVEENFDTLELHFIPRKIKEFILEDLSRWYIRLVRERMWLEGDDKEKISAYVTSFYVFKRLSKLLAPISPFISEAIYKNFVHDSSIHLSDWDKHDPSLIDSELELNMSILRSIIEGTLHARQKAGIKLRWPMSKVIVETQDETVKIAVLALSEIMKKQINVKDIVIGEVIQELEILPNHKSLGPKFKGDAKKVVELIKTHNPCLIKSGFEKEGLFNLDTFQITPEDVTFNYLLPKGYELSEFENGRVYLYTEITEELKSEAIAREVIRRIQEMRKQANLNVEEYINSYVQSNFESDLKLHEDYIKRETRSKSLVFSKEGNYIDKEWEIDGDKFLIGIKQLK, from the coding sequence ATGGTTTCTGAGGTGCCTGAAGACTATAATCCTGTTTCTTTAGAAACAAAAATACTAGAGGAATGGGAAGACATAGATATCTATGCCAAATTAAAGCAATTAAGATCTAATGGCCCTAAATTTTTCTTCCTTGATGGGCCCCCTTATATGAATGGAATGCCCCATATTGGTCACGCTAGAACTAGAGCTTTGAGGGATCCTGTCTTAAAGTACAAGTCAATGAATGGGTATAACGTTTGGCATCAGCCTGGATTTGATATGCACGGTCTTCCTATTGAGGTAAAGGTCGAAGAGATATTAGGCACTAAGACAAAAAGTGATATTGAAAAGATTGGAACTGAACTATTTATTAAATCATGTAAGGAAAGGGGATTGTCCTTCCTTAAGATATGGATTGATTTTTACAGAAGATTTGGGATGATAGGAGACTTTGAAAATCCCTATATGACCTTATCTAATTCTTACATAGAGGCTTCTTGGTTTTTCTTTAAGAAAGCTTGGGAAAAAAATCTATTGTATAAAGGTAAAGCAACAGTTGCTTGGTGCCCAAGATGCGAAACTCCTCTTTCTGGTTATGAATCGACTGATGAATACAAAGATGTCGAAGACGACTCAATTTATGTCAAATTTCCATTAATTGGAAAAAAAGACGAGTATATTATTATATGGACCACAACTCCTTGGACCATTCCCGCTAATGTAGCTGTAGCTGTTAATCCAAAGTATGACTACGTAAGGGTAAAAGCAGGAAATGAGGTCTGGATTGTAGCAAAGGAGCTTTTGGATAAACTAATGACTCTATTTGAAGTTGAAGATTACGAGATAATTGAAGTTTTGAAAGGAGAAGCACTATTAGGCCTTAAATATAGACATATTCTAGATGACGATGTTCCAATTCATAAACAATTCAAGGAGCCAAATGCACATACAATTATTCTAACAAATTATGTAACATTAGAAGATGGTACTGGATGTGTTCACACAGCACCAGGTCATGGGCCCGAAGATTATAGCGCAGGTGTAGAGTTCAAGCTACCAATATTCTCTCCTGTTGATGAAACTGGTAACTTTACAGAAGAAGCCGGAAAGTACAAAGATATCTACATAAAAGATTCTAATGATCAAATTATCGATGATATTGAAGACAAAGGATTTTTAGTATTTAGAGATTCAGTCTTTCACAGATATGCTCATTGTTGGAGATGTAAATCCCCCTTGCTATACAGGGCTTCTGATCAGTGGTTTGTAAAAGTAGAAGCCATTAAGGATCAGATATTAAAAGAAAATAAAAAAGTAAAATGGGTACCTGATTGGGACGGTGAAAAGAGATTCCATAACTGGATTGAAGGAGCAAGGGACTGGTGTATTTCAAGGCAGAGGTTCTGGGGAATACCTCTTCCGATATGGGAATGTTCATGTGGGGAATTTACCGTTGTTTCTTCTCTTGAAGAAATTAAATCCCTAGGTGGGAAGGTCCCTGAGGATCTTCATAAACCATATATCGATGAAGTATTTCTTAACTGCCCAAAATGTTCTGGAAAGATGAAACGTGTTCCAGATATAGCTGATGTTTGGTTTGATTCTGGGGCTTCAACATGGAGTTCTCTGGGATATCCTCAAAATACTGATAAATTTGACCAACTATTCCCTGTAGATTTCATTACAGAAGGACTTGACCAGACCAGAGGCTGGTTTTATACATTAATGCTTGAGAGCTTTATTGTTTTTGATAGGGCTCCATATAATCAAGTTTTAATGAATGACTTTGTTTTGGACCAGTATGGTCAAAAAATGTCAAAATCCCTTGGAAATGTAGTTGATCCAAAAGATGTTATGGCTAAGTATGGTGCTGATGTCACAAGATTCTATTTATTGTGGGAAATTGCCCCTTGGGATAAACTTAAGTTTAACTGGGAAAATGTCGAAAGTATTTACAGAACTTTTAACATATTATGGAATGCCTATAAATTTGTCACACTTTATATGTCACTTGATAAGTTTGATGTCAACACGCCATTGAAGGATGTTAAGGACCATCTTAGAGATGAAGATAAGTGGATACTCTCTAGAATTAATACCCTTACCAAAGAAGTTGAGGAAAACTTTGACACGCTAGAATTACACTTTATCCCTAGAAAAATAAAGGAATTTATCTTAGAAGATCTCTCTAGATGGTATATCCGACTCGTAAGAGAAAGAATGTGGCTTGAAGGTGACGATAAGGAAAAAATAAGTGCTTACGTTACTTCATTCTACGTATTCAAGAGATTATCAAAACTTTTAGCTCCAATCTCTCCATTTATTTCTGAAGCTATTTACAAAAACTTTGTCCATGACTCCTCAATTCACCTATCTGATTGGGACAAACATGACCCTTCATTAATTGATTCAGAATTGGAATTAAATATGTCTATACTTAGGAGTATAATTGAAGGTACATTACATGCAAGACAAAAAGCAGGTATTAAATTAAGATGGCCAATGTCAAAAGTTATAGTTGAAACTCAAGATGAAACTGTTAAAATAGCAGTTTTGGCATTATCTGAAATAATGAAGAAGCAGATTAATGTTAAAGATATTGTAATTGGTGAAGTTATACAGGAACTTGAGATACTTCCAAATCATAAATCACTTGGCCCTAAGTTTAAAGGGGACGCAAAAAAAGTCGTTGAACTCATAAAGACACATAATCCTTGCTTAATTAAATCCGGATTTGAAAAGGAAGGTCTATTTAATCTTGATACGTTCCAGATAACTCCTGAAGACGTTACATTTAATTATCTCTTACCAAAAGGATATGAATTAAGCGAATTCGAAAATGGTAGAGTTTATTTATATACCGAAATAACCGAAGAATTGAAATCTGAGGCCATTGCAAGAGAAGTGATAAGAAGAATTCAAGAAATGAGGAAACAAGCCAATCTAAATGTTGAGGAATACATTAATTCTTATGTACAATCTAATTTTGAATCTGATTTAAAACTACACGAAGATTATATTAAACGTGAAACAAGGAGCAAATCGTTAGTATTTTCCAAAGAAGGAAACTATATAGACAAGGAATGGGAAATAGATGGTGACAAGTTCTTAATAGGGATCAAACAATTAAAATAA
- the priS gene encoding DNA primase catalytic subunit PriS, with product MDFKEASLRERKIYYHEEWKEKDVPGFIVERITEREFAFDHDGNGYNDRYKAFDTVGEFADFLIKNFPYAVCTSVSYYSKPKNREDWKGAELVFDIDAKDLAVKNCECKDGNVCENCLSEAKEIVLNIKDTMTDDLGIKRLFLVYSGRGYHLRVVDKEVLPLERRSEILEYVTGSKRSKDLFLSHGYPAVYRKMFILTFNKMKEKDLPFSKNITNALLSDKEIIISKLETCHADFLDIKGIGDKTKNDLLSHIEQINASLVDGKVTVDVKRILRLPSTLHSKVSMKCVEIKNIDNFDPLKHAVPKFVHERKD from the coding sequence ATGGATTTTAAGGAGGCTTCTCTAAGAGAGAGGAAGATATATTACCATGAAGAATGGAAAGAAAAAGACGTTCCTGGATTCATAGTTGAGCGAATAACAGAAAGAGAATTTGCATTTGACCATGATGGAAATGGGTATAATGATAGATATAAGGCCTTTGATACAGTTGGTGAATTTGCTGATTTTTTAATTAAAAATTTTCCATATGCAGTCTGCACCAGCGTTTCTTACTATTCAAAACCAAAAAATAGGGAAGACTGGAAGGGCGCTGAACTAGTTTTCGATATAGATGCAAAAGACTTGGCCGTCAAAAACTGCGAGTGTAAAGATGGAAATGTTTGTGAAAATTGTTTGTCAGAAGCTAAGGAAATAGTTCTAAATATAAAAGACACGATGACAGATGATTTGGGGATTAAACGATTATTTTTAGTTTACTCAGGTAGAGGTTATCACTTAAGAGTAGTTGATAAAGAAGTTCTCCCTCTTGAAAGAAGGTCAGAGATTCTCGAATATGTTACAGGCTCTAAAAGGTCAAAAGATCTTTTCTTATCTCATGGATATCCTGCTGTTTATAGAAAAATGTTTATACTAACATTTAATAAAATGAAGGAGAAAGATCTCCCTTTTAGCAAAAATATTACCAATGCCCTTCTTTCAGATAAAGAAATCATTATTTCAAAATTAGAAACTTGTCATGCCGATTTCTTAGACATTAAAGGCATTGGCGATAAGACTAAAAATGATTTATTAAGTCACATAGAACAAATAAATGCATCCCTAGTTGATGGTAAAGTTACAGTTGATGTAAAAAGAATATTGAGGCTTCCATCAACTCTCCATTCTAAAGTTTCCATGAAATGTGTTGAAATAAAAAATATAGATAATTTTGATCCATTAAAACATGCTGTTCCTAAGTTTGTTCATGAAAGAAAAGATTAG
- a CDS encoding glutamate--tRNA ligase, with protein sequence MSEDLHKLALKYTLINAFQYGGTPNSKAVTGKIMAELPEMRKQAKDVISAVENYINEISKMSNKDIENKLREVYPEYFSEKPKEKEAPRELPPLEGAVMGKVVTRLPPEPNGYPHIGHGMSFYFNYYYAKKYGGKVILRFDDTNPKKEKLEYYDAIKQDLKWLKITWDEERNMSDDMELYYKYALDLINMGKAYVCNCDPEHVSKLRYESKDCPCVSNSVQDNLSLWKEMESAEEGKYSLRLRGDMASKNTVMRDPTMLRVVDHPHPIQGDKYRIWPVYDFACAIEDSVLGVTHVLRSNEFALRIELQDHIRGLLNLRNPKIIEYSRFTVKGAPTSKRLIRPLIEEHVVSGWDDPRLVTIRGLKRRGITPEAIHMVAEEIGLSKSEPEIDWSLIESLNRKVIDSTSDRYYFVPEPKFLDVIDASYQTIQLKRHPDFDRGFRNVDITGKFYISGNDFKDIKKNQIIRLKDLYNILVTDVQSNLIKAMCTDEKSSKDELSKVKKIQWVSDKNVKVSVIVPGVLYEGENINPNSLTTIEGYGEQGVSSLKEGEIVQFERFGFVRIDKIDSNGVTAILAHK encoded by the coding sequence ATGAGTGAAGATTTACACAAACTTGCACTTAAATATACTCTTATTAACGCCTTTCAATACGGTGGTACTCCTAATTCTAAGGCCGTTACTGGAAAAATTATGGCCGAACTCCCTGAAATGAGGAAACAGGCAAAAGATGTTATCTCGGCCGTTGAAAATTATATTAATGAGATTTCTAAAATGTCCAATAAAGACATTGAAAATAAGTTAAGGGAAGTATATCCAGAATACTTCTCAGAGAAGCCTAAAGAAAAGGAAGCTCCTAGAGAACTTCCCCCCCTAGAAGGAGCTGTTATGGGTAAAGTTGTTACTAGGCTCCCTCCAGAACCAAATGGTTATCCCCACATAGGACATGGCATGTCATTTTACTTTAATTATTATTACGCCAAAAAATATGGTGGTAAAGTTATACTAAGATTTGATGATACAAATCCAAAGAAAGAAAAACTTGAGTATTATGATGCGATAAAACAGGATCTAAAATGGCTAAAAATAACTTGGGATGAGGAGCGAAACATGTCTGATGACATGGAACTATACTATAAATACGCTTTAGACCTTATCAATATGGGAAAAGCCTACGTTTGTAATTGTGATCCAGAACATGTATCCAAGCTAAGATATGAGTCAAAGGATTGTCCTTGTGTTTCTAATTCAGTTCAAGATAACCTTTCTCTATGGAAGGAAATGGAATCCGCCGAAGAAGGAAAATATTCTCTTAGACTAAGAGGAGACATGGCTTCAAAAAACACTGTCATGCGTGATCCAACAATGCTAAGAGTTGTTGATCATCCCCACCCAATTCAAGGAGACAAATACAGGATATGGCCAGTTTATGACTTTGCTTGTGCAATTGAAGATTCTGTTCTTGGTGTTACTCATGTTCTTCGAAGTAATGAGTTTGCTCTTAGAATTGAATTACAGGATCATATTAGGGGGCTTTTGAATTTAAGAAATCCCAAGATCATCGAATATTCTAGATTTACAGTTAAAGGAGCACCTACATCCAAAAGGCTAATCAGACCTTTAATTGAAGAGCATGTTGTTTCAGGATGGGATGATCCTCGGCTTGTAACAATACGTGGCCTTAAAAGAAGGGGTATAACTCCTGAAGCTATTCATATGGTGGCAGAGGAGATTGGCCTTTCGAAATCTGAGCCTGAAATTGATTGGTCACTTATAGAATCCTTGAACAGGAAGGTAATCGATTCAACTTCTGATAGATATTACTTCGTACCCGAACCTAAGTTTTTAGATGTAATTGATGCATCTTATCAAACTATCCAATTAAAACGTCATCCAGATTTCGATAGGGGTTTTAGAAATGTTGATATTACAGGTAAATTTTACATTTCAGGTAATGACTTTAAAGATATAAAGAAGAACCAAATAATTCGATTAAAAGATCTTTACAATATATTAGTTACAGATGTTCAATCTAATTTGATTAAAGCTATGTGCACAGATGAAAAATCCTCTAAAGATGAACTTTCTAAAGTGAAAAAGATACAGTGGGTTTCGGACAAGAATGTCAAAGTCTCTGTAATTGTTCCTGGTGTCCTATATGAAGGGGAAAATATCAACCCAAATTCTCTTACCACAATTGAGGGATATGGGGAACAAGGGGTCTCTTCATTAAAAGAAGGGGAGATAGTCCAATTTGAAAGATTCGGATTCGTTAGAATTGATAAGATAGATTCTAACGGTGTTACCGCTATCTTGGCGCATAAGTAA
- a CDS encoding Hsp20/alpha crystallin family protein, with translation MTWFDIMEDMRKMQEEIERAFPEFWRRTPLLVPGESKEGEVVKYRRPLTDLKETENEFIVELEMPGITKDDIDIKVTEDSIEIKAEKKFEKKEEDEKKGYFFQERRYQGFYRSIPLPSGIKPEETEAKFDNGVLEIIMKKTEEKEKALKVNVK, from the coding sequence ATGACATGGTTTGACATTATGGAAGATATGAGAAAAATGCAGGAAGAAATTGAGAGAGCTTTTCCTGAATTTTGGAGAAGAACGCCATTATTAGTTCCAGGTGAATCAAAAGAAGGTGAAGTAGTAAAATACAGAAGGCCATTAACAGATCTAAAGGAAACAGAAAATGAGTTTATAGTGGAACTTGAAATGCCAGGGATTACCAAAGATGACATTGACATAAAAGTAACAGAAGACTCAATTGAAATAAAAGCGGAAAAGAAATTTGAAAAGAAGGAAGAGGATGAGAAAAAAGGATACTTCTTCCAAGAAAGAAGATACCAAGGATTTTATAGATCAATTCCATTGCCTTCAGGGATTAAACCTGAAGAAACAGAGGCAAAATTTGATAACGGCGTACTTGAAATAATAATGAAGAAAACAGAAGAAAAAGAAAAAGCATTAAAAGTAAATGTTAAATAA